One window of the Populus trichocarpa isolate Nisqually-1 chromosome 9, P.trichocarpa_v4.1, whole genome shotgun sequence genome contains the following:
- the LOC7494298 gene encoding zinc finger CCCH domain-containing protein 19 isoform X2 produces the protein METEEKGNSINLSSSSIKLENESNLTTTITTATTDTESVPELHESQLNGADTELQQQPQPPQSQTETTVLDKSDAQDFVLGESQSVSLHTLVVEGGEGEEVAEATEESEEIEAPQEDVEKEVENRDLVAKEERNEDVNGNANAGNNEMETETGTEGVADVAAKLETLSQEVETVEAEVTEVKEKLEVAENMEKKDAVEEKKEDADVVDKVEMDNVVEEAETVKVKEEEEGAEKTGISGVGGEVEAVEQKEVTDFVEEGKAEKTEVADGAGEMEAVELIEMTEIVEEENVEKMEANEEEEKQPAQQVEMTDIAEETREDEKNEMTDIEEMKVAEKIETTDVAGGMEEVINEEGEMKETEKIDVAEEGDKEEDTKVEMAEKENEAEDMLDEMEGEMKETEMIDVAEEGDKEEDAKVEMAEKENEAEDMLDEMEGAEEEVEKGGTSGGGGKRKRQKNAKAPSRATSKKKTEEDVCFICFDGGELVLCDRRGCPKAYHPSCVNRDEAFFRAKGRWNCGWHLCSNCEKNAYYMCYTCTFSLCKGCIKDAVILCVRGNKGFCETCMKTVMLIERNEQGNKETGQVDFDDKSSWEFLFKDYWTDLKERLSLTPEELAQAKNPWKGSDSHAGKQELADEFCDVHNGGSGSGPDSSENAEVTTSKRRKPKKRLRSRAKERDSPGSSSWAGGESADESVEWASKELLEFVMHVKNGDKSACSQFDVQALLLEYIKRNKLRDPHRKSQIICDSRLENLFGKPRVGHFEMLKLLESHYLLKDDSQADDLQGSVVDTEANQLEADGNSDALMKASKDKRRRSRKKGTSKAAEPYRVGKKMTNFMLEILNLNKTELVSIDIISNQEFTEDECKRLRQSIKCGLIHRLTVGDIQEKAMAIQAVRVHDLLEAEITRFSHLCDRASDMGHRKELRECVEKLQLLKTPEERQRRLEEIPEIHADPNMDPSHESDEDESETEDKRQENSLRRRGSGFSRRGREQISPRKGGFASNDTWGGSRSYSSMNREPSRNMTDKGFSNEGDDFGAGEAANENLWGQGREKPTQQSQSWEMPKTASNASQARNSTVISESVPRVAPEISPATPSTVVAQSTAAKVNEAEKIWHYKDPSGKNQGPFSMVQLRKWSNTGYFPADLRIWRNTETKDDSILLTDALSGNFQSDPPAVDNSFPKTQLVQSPHLPSSYTGNIAQAAPVPVEVPKYSTDRWGSGTNLPSPTPGQTATSLMKGQVFESQVTPTQSQPVGSVLGANQSSGDNVEQQHATVISGTPKVSHGVSPVPKLETGMLPSSSNAPQMHSQSMLTGESPKVLVNSHLHSALDTTGASVNAAVDIRSLQNLVLPVTSGNSHVGTHGWAGSISRPEMNASHAAVTGTGSQAWGSTQSHKAEANNLVSMPSQPSTYGNWSNAPTSVQNPTSSLTTGNPSGFSPVTGTGTNPWRAPVPGPSNIQPSAPSSRPWGMGITENQSTTPRQGSENQNTGWGAIPGNQNMGWGVSLPANSNQCWVAPGQVPATGNVKPVWVAPVQGQAPGNANPGWGAPVQGQAPGNAFSGWGPSGQGSVPTSANTAWVPLSQGPPPPGNANTNWAVPTGNAGTWGSDMNQIGDRFSSPKERGSHGGDSGHGGGKPWNRQSSFGRSGDSPRPSFKGQRVCKYHEHGHCKKGSSCDYLHT, from the exons ATGGAAACCGAAGAAAAAGGGAATTCAATAAATCTATCCAGTAGTTCTATTAAACTCGAAAACGAATCTAATTTAACAACCACAATAACAACTGCCACAACAGACACCGAGTCTGTTCCTGAGTTGCACGAGTCGCAACTCAATGGCGCTGATACCGAATTACaacaacaaccacaaccaccacaatcccaaacagaAACAACGGTTCTCGACAAGAGCGATGCTCAGGATTTTGTTTTAGGTGAATCTCAATCAGTTTCTCTTCATACGCTCGTGGTCGAGGGAGGCGAAGGCGAGGAGGTTGCGGAGGCTACAGAGGAGAGTGAGGAGATTGAGGCACCACAAGAGGATGTTGAGAAAGAAGTGGAAAATAGAGATTTGGTTGCTAAAGAGGAGAGAAATGAGGATGTGAATGGAAACGCGAATGCTGGAAACAATGAAATGGAGACTGAGACCGGGACGGAGGGTGTTGCTGACGTGGCAGCAAAATTAGAGACATTAAGCCAGGAAGTAGAGACAGTGGAGGCGGAGGTAACTGAAGTGAAAGAGAAATTGGAAGTGGCTGAGAATATGGAGAAGAAGGATGCAGTGGAGGAGAAAAAGGAGGATGCTGACGTGGTGGACAAGGTGGAGATGGATAATGTGGTGGAGGAAGCTGAAACAGTGAaggtgaaggaagaagaagagggggcGGAGAAGACGGGGATATCTGGCGTGGGGGGTGAAGTGGAGGCGGTGGAGCAGAAGGAAGTGACTGACTTCGTGGAAGAAGGGAAAGCGGAGAAAACAGAAGTTGCTGATGGGGCAGGGGAAATGGAGGCCGTGGAGCTGATTGAAATGACTGAGATTGTGGAGGAAGAGAACGTAGAGAAGATGGAAGCTAACGAGGAGGAGGAAAAGCAGCCAGCCCAACAGGTTGAAATGACTGACATTGCAGAGGAAACCAGGGAGGatgagaaaaatgaaatgaCAGACATAGAGGAAATGAAGGTGGCAGAGAAAATAGAAACGACTGATGTGGCAGGAGGGATGGAGGAGGTTATTAATGAGGAAGGGGAAATGAAGGAGACAGAAAAGATTGACGTGGCAGAGGAAGGCGATAAGGAAGAGGATACAAAAGTGGAGATGGCGGAGAAGGAGAATGAAGCAGAGGATATGTTAGATGAAATGGAAGGGGAAATGAAGGAGACAGAAATGATTGACGTGGCAGAGGAAGGCGATAAGGAAGAGGATGCGAAAGTGGAAATGGCGGAGAAGGAGAATGAAGCAGAGGATATGTTAGATGAAATGGAAGGGGCCGAAGAGGAAGTCGAGAAAGGGGGTacaagtggtggtggtgggaaGAGGAAGCGGCAAAAGAATGCCAAAGCTCCCTCTAGAGCAACATCAAAGAAGAAGACGGAGGAGGATGTCTGTTTCATTTGCTTTGATGGAGGTGAACTTGTGCTATGCGATCGCag GGGTTGTCCTAAGGCTTATCATCCTTCCTGTGTTAATCGAGATGAGGCTTTCTTTCGCGCTAAAGGTCGATGGAATTGTG GTTGGCATCTATGTAGCAACTGTGAGAAGAATGCCTATTATATGTGCTATACATGTACCTTTTCATTGTGCAAGGGGTGCATTAAAGATGCTGTCATCTTATGTGTACGAGGTAACAAAGGTTTCTGTGAGACGTGTATGAAAACTGTCATGTTAATTGAAAGGAATGAGCAGGGAAACAAGGAAACG GGTCAAGTAGATTTTGATGACAAAAGTAGCTGGGAGTTTCTCTTCAAGGATTATTGGACTGATTTAAAAGAGAGGCTATCTCTAACACCAGAAGAGCTTGCTCAGGCTAAAAATCCATGGAAAGGTTCTGATTCACATGCTGGGAAGCAGGAATTGGCTGATGAGTTTTGTGATGTGCACAATGGAGGATCAGGATCAGGACCAGACAGTTCTGAAAATGCAGAAGTCACTACCTCTAAAAGAAGGAAGCCCAAAAAACGGCTGAGGTCTCGAGCAAAGGAGAGGGATTCACCAGGCTCATCATCATGGGCTGGAGGGGAATCTGCAGATGAAAGTGTTGAGTGGGCATCAAAGGAGCTTTTGGAGTTTGTTATGCACGTGAAGAACGGTGATAAATCTGCTTGTTCTCAATTTGATGTGCAGGCTCTTCTGCTTGaatacataaaaagaaacaaactccGTGATCCTCATCGCAAAAGTCAAATAATATGTGATTCTAGGCTTGAGAATTTGTTTGGGAAACCACGTGTGGGGCATTTTGAAATGTTAAAGCTTCTTGAATCTcattatcttttgaaagatgattCGCAGGCAGATGATCTTCAAGGGAGTGTTGTTGATACTGAAGCTAATCAGTTGGAAGCTGATGGGAACTCTGATGCTCTTATGAAGGCAAGTAAGGATAAGCGACGAAGATCACGTAAAAAGG GTACAAGCAAAGCTGCTGAGCCTTATAGAGTAGGCAAAAAGATGACTAACTTTATGCtggaaatattaaatttaaacaagaCAGAGCTTGTATCGATCGATATAATCTCAAATCAAGAATTCACAGAG gatGAGTGCAAGCGTCTGCGTCAGAGCATAAAATGTGGACTTATCCATCGGTTGACTGTT GGTGACATTCAGGAAAAGGCCATGGCAATCCAGGCGGTCAGAGTTCATGAT TTGTTGGAAGCAGAGATAACACGTTTCAGTCATCTCTGTGATCGAGCTAGTGATATGGGACACAGAAAGGA GCTTAGAGAATGTGTAGAGAAGTTGCAGCTTCTAAAGACACCCGAGGAGCGCCAGCGTAGATTGGAAGAAATTCCAGAAATACATGCTGACCCAAATATGGATCCAAGTCACGAGTCTGATGAAGATGAAAGTGAAACAGAAGATAAGAGACAAG AAAACTCTCTCAGACGTAGAGGTAGTGGCTTTAGCAGGAGAGGGAGGGAGCAAATTTCCCCTCGAAAAGGAGGTTTTGCTTCAAATGATACCTGGGGTGGATCAAGGAGTTACTCAAGCATGAATCGGGAGCCAAGCAGAAACATGACTGATAAAGGTTTCTCAAACGAAGGGGATGATTTTGGAGCTGGTGAGGCTGCGAATGAAAATTTGTGGGGTCAAGGAAGAGAAAAACCAACACAGCAGTCCCAGAGTTGGGAAATGCCAAAAACTGCTTCAAATGCATCCCAGGCTAGGAATTCTACGGTAATATCAGAATCTGTTCCTAGGGTTGCACCAGAAATTTCACCTGCAACTCCCTCTACAGTTGTCGCACAATCTACTGCTGCTAAAGTGAATGAAGCGGAAAAAATATGGCACTATAAAGATCCATCTGGAAAAAATCAAGGGCCATTTTCCATGGTGCAGCTGCGGAAATGGAGTAATACTGGATATTTCCCTGCTGATTTGAGGATATGGAGAAATACTGAGACAAAAGATGACTCCATACTTTTGACTGATGCACTGTCTGGAAATTTCCAGAGTGACCCTCCAGCAGTGGACAATAGTTTCCCGAAGACTCAATTGGTTCAGAGTCCACATCTACCATCCTCATATACTGGGAATATTGCTCAAGCTGCACCAGTTCCAGTTGAGGTCCCCAAGTACTCTACGGATAGGTGGGGTTCTGGGACAAACCTCCCTTCTCCTACACCAGGACAAACTGCCACAAGTTTGATGAAGGGGCAAGTGTTTGAAAGTCAAGTGACTCCAACTCAATCTCAACCTGTGGGTTCTGTCCTAGGAGCCAACCAATCCTCAGGAGACAATGTAGAACAGCAACATGCTACTGTTATCTCTGGGACTCCAAAAGTGTCTCATGGAGTGAGCCCAGTGCCTAAGCTAGAAACAGGCATGCTTCCAAGCTCTTCAAATGCTCCTCAAATGCATTCTCAATCAATGTTGACAGGTGAATCACCCAAGGTACTGGTTAATTCCCATCTGCATTCAGCACTTGATACCACTGGAGCTTCTGTTAATGCAGCTGTTGATATAAGAAGTCTCCAAAACCTGGTTCTGCCGGTGACTAGTGGTAACTCTCATGTTGGCACACATGGATGGGCTGGTTCAATTTCAAGGCCAGAAATGAATGCCTCGCATGCTGCAGTAACTGGGACTGGATCTCAAGCATGGGGAAGTACCCAATCCCACAAGGCAGAGGCAAATAATCTGGTTTCTATGCCTTCACAGCCCAGTACCTATGGTAACTGGAGCAATGCACCAACCTCTGTCCAGAACCCCACTTCATCCTTGACTACAGGAAATCCAAGTGGGTTTTCCCCTGTGACAGGCACTGGCACCAATCCTTGGAGAGCTCCTGTTCCAGGACCATCAAACATTCAACCTTCTGCTCCATCCAGCAGACCATGGGGAATGGGTATTACAGAGAATCAAAGCACTACTCCAAGGCAAGGTTCAGAAAACCAAAATACTGGTTGGGGGGCAATTCCGGGAAATCAAAACATGGGCTGGGGAGTATCCTTACCTGCAAATTCAAATCAGTGTTGGGTTGCTCCTGGTCAGGTCCCAGCAACTGGAAATGTGAAGCCTGTTTGGGTTGCTCCTGTCCAGGGACAAGCACCCGGAAATGCAAATCCTGGTTGGGGTGCTCCTGTTCAGGGACAAGCACCTGGAAATGCATTTTCAGGTTGGGGACCATCTGGTCAAGGGTCTGTACCAACAAGTGCAAACACCGCTTGGGTTCCACTCAGTCAAGGACCACCACCTCCTGGGAATGCAAATACAAATTGGGCTGTGCCTACCGGGAATGCAGGCACATGGGGAAGTGACATGAATCAAATTGGAGATAgattttcaagcccaaaggaaAGAGGTTCTCACGGTGGAGATTCTGGTCATGGTGGAGGCAAACCATGGAATAGGCAGTCATCATTTGGCAGAAGTGGAGACTCTCCCAGACCTTCATTTAAAGGGCAGAGAGTGTGCAAATACCATGAACATGGGCATTGCAAAAAAGGATCTTCATGTGATTATTTGCATACTTGA
- the LOC7494298 gene encoding zinc finger CCCH domain-containing protein 19 isoform X1 yields the protein METEEKGNSINLSSSSIKLENESNLTTTITTATTDTESVPELHESQLNGADTELQQQPQPPQSQTETTVLDKSDAQDFVLGESQSVSLHTLVVEGGEGEEVAEATEESEEIEAPQEDVEKEVENRDLVAKEERNEDVNGNANAGNNEMETETGTEGVADVAAKLETLSQEVETVEAEVTEVKEKLEVAENMEKKDAVEEKKEDADVVDKVEMDNVVEEAETVKVKEEEEGAEKTGISGVGGEVEAVEQKEVTDFVEEGKAEKTEVADGAGEMEAVELIEMTEIVEEENVEKMEANEEEEKQPAQQVEMTDIAEETREDEKNEMTDIEEMKVAEKIETTDVAGGMEEVINEEGEMKETEKIDVAEEGDKEEDTKVEMAEKENEAEDMLDEMEGEMKETEMIDVAEEGDKEEDAKVEMAEKENEAEDMLDEMEGAEEEVEKGGTSGGGGKRKRQKNAKAPSRATSKKKTEEDVCFICFDGGELVLCDRRGCPKAYHPSCVNRDEAFFRAKGRWNCGWHLCSNCEKNAYYMCYTCTFSLCKGCIKDAVILCVRGNKGFCETCMKTVMLIERNEQGNKETGQVDFDDKSSWEFLFKDYWTDLKERLSLTPEELAQAKNPWKGSDSHAGKQELADEFCDVHNGGSGSGPDSSENAEVTTSKRRKPKKRLRSRAKERDSPGSSSWAGGESADESVEWASKELLEFVMHVKNGDKSACSQFDVQALLLEYIKRNKLRDPHRKSQIICDSRLENLFGKPRVGHFEMLKLLESHYLLKDDSQADDLQGSVVDTEANQLEADGNSDALMKASKDKRRRSRKKGEGRGLQSNIDDYAAIDMHNINLIYLRRSLLEDLIEDTEAFYNKVVGSFVRIRISGSAQKQDLYRLVQIIGTSKAAEPYRVGKKMTNFMLEILNLNKTELVSIDIISNQEFTEDECKRLRQSIKCGLIHRLTVGDIQEKAMAIQAVRVHDLLEAEITRFSHLCDRASDMGHRKELRECVEKLQLLKTPEERQRRLEEIPEIHADPNMDPSHESDEDESETEDKRQENSLRRRGSGFSRRGREQISPRKGGFASNDTWGGSRSYSSMNREPSRNMTDKGFSNEGDDFGAGEAANENLWGQGREKPTQQSQSWEMPKTASNASQARNSTVISESVPRVAPEISPATPSTVVAQSTAAKVNEAEKIWHYKDPSGKNQGPFSMVQLRKWSNTGYFPADLRIWRNTETKDDSILLTDALSGNFQSDPPAVDNSFPKTQLVQSPHLPSSYTGNIAQAAPVPVEVPKYSTDRWGSGTNLPSPTPGQTATSLMKGQVFESQVTPTQSQPVGSVLGANQSSGDNVEQQHATVISGTPKVSHGVSPVPKLETGMLPSSSNAPQMHSQSMLTGESPKVLVNSHLHSALDTTGASVNAAVDIRSLQNLVLPVTSGNSHVGTHGWAGSISRPEMNASHAAVTGTGSQAWGSTQSHKAEANNLVSMPSQPSTYGNWSNAPTSVQNPTSSLTTGNPSGFSPVTGTGTNPWRAPVPGPSNIQPSAPSSRPWGMGITENQSTTPRQGSENQNTGWGAIPGNQNMGWGVSLPANSNQCWVAPGQVPATGNVKPVWVAPVQGQAPGNANPGWGAPVQGQAPGNAFSGWGPSGQGSVPTSANTAWVPLSQGPPPPGNANTNWAVPTGNAGTWGSDMNQIGDRFSSPKERGSHGGDSGHGGGKPWNRQSSFGRSGDSPRPSFKGQRVCKYHEHGHCKKGSSCDYLHT from the exons ATGGAAACCGAAGAAAAAGGGAATTCAATAAATCTATCCAGTAGTTCTATTAAACTCGAAAACGAATCTAATTTAACAACCACAATAACAACTGCCACAACAGACACCGAGTCTGTTCCTGAGTTGCACGAGTCGCAACTCAATGGCGCTGATACCGAATTACaacaacaaccacaaccaccacaatcccaaacagaAACAACGGTTCTCGACAAGAGCGATGCTCAGGATTTTGTTTTAGGTGAATCTCAATCAGTTTCTCTTCATACGCTCGTGGTCGAGGGAGGCGAAGGCGAGGAGGTTGCGGAGGCTACAGAGGAGAGTGAGGAGATTGAGGCACCACAAGAGGATGTTGAGAAAGAAGTGGAAAATAGAGATTTGGTTGCTAAAGAGGAGAGAAATGAGGATGTGAATGGAAACGCGAATGCTGGAAACAATGAAATGGAGACTGAGACCGGGACGGAGGGTGTTGCTGACGTGGCAGCAAAATTAGAGACATTAAGCCAGGAAGTAGAGACAGTGGAGGCGGAGGTAACTGAAGTGAAAGAGAAATTGGAAGTGGCTGAGAATATGGAGAAGAAGGATGCAGTGGAGGAGAAAAAGGAGGATGCTGACGTGGTGGACAAGGTGGAGATGGATAATGTGGTGGAGGAAGCTGAAACAGTGAaggtgaaggaagaagaagagggggcGGAGAAGACGGGGATATCTGGCGTGGGGGGTGAAGTGGAGGCGGTGGAGCAGAAGGAAGTGACTGACTTCGTGGAAGAAGGGAAAGCGGAGAAAACAGAAGTTGCTGATGGGGCAGGGGAAATGGAGGCCGTGGAGCTGATTGAAATGACTGAGATTGTGGAGGAAGAGAACGTAGAGAAGATGGAAGCTAACGAGGAGGAGGAAAAGCAGCCAGCCCAACAGGTTGAAATGACTGACATTGCAGAGGAAACCAGGGAGGatgagaaaaatgaaatgaCAGACATAGAGGAAATGAAGGTGGCAGAGAAAATAGAAACGACTGATGTGGCAGGAGGGATGGAGGAGGTTATTAATGAGGAAGGGGAAATGAAGGAGACAGAAAAGATTGACGTGGCAGAGGAAGGCGATAAGGAAGAGGATACAAAAGTGGAGATGGCGGAGAAGGAGAATGAAGCAGAGGATATGTTAGATGAAATGGAAGGGGAAATGAAGGAGACAGAAATGATTGACGTGGCAGAGGAAGGCGATAAGGAAGAGGATGCGAAAGTGGAAATGGCGGAGAAGGAGAATGAAGCAGAGGATATGTTAGATGAAATGGAAGGGGCCGAAGAGGAAGTCGAGAAAGGGGGTacaagtggtggtggtgggaaGAGGAAGCGGCAAAAGAATGCCAAAGCTCCCTCTAGAGCAACATCAAAGAAGAAGACGGAGGAGGATGTCTGTTTCATTTGCTTTGATGGAGGTGAACTTGTGCTATGCGATCGCag GGGTTGTCCTAAGGCTTATCATCCTTCCTGTGTTAATCGAGATGAGGCTTTCTTTCGCGCTAAAGGTCGATGGAATTGTG GTTGGCATCTATGTAGCAACTGTGAGAAGAATGCCTATTATATGTGCTATACATGTACCTTTTCATTGTGCAAGGGGTGCATTAAAGATGCTGTCATCTTATGTGTACGAGGTAACAAAGGTTTCTGTGAGACGTGTATGAAAACTGTCATGTTAATTGAAAGGAATGAGCAGGGAAACAAGGAAACG GGTCAAGTAGATTTTGATGACAAAAGTAGCTGGGAGTTTCTCTTCAAGGATTATTGGACTGATTTAAAAGAGAGGCTATCTCTAACACCAGAAGAGCTTGCTCAGGCTAAAAATCCATGGAAAGGTTCTGATTCACATGCTGGGAAGCAGGAATTGGCTGATGAGTTTTGTGATGTGCACAATGGAGGATCAGGATCAGGACCAGACAGTTCTGAAAATGCAGAAGTCACTACCTCTAAAAGAAGGAAGCCCAAAAAACGGCTGAGGTCTCGAGCAAAGGAGAGGGATTCACCAGGCTCATCATCATGGGCTGGAGGGGAATCTGCAGATGAAAGTGTTGAGTGGGCATCAAAGGAGCTTTTGGAGTTTGTTATGCACGTGAAGAACGGTGATAAATCTGCTTGTTCTCAATTTGATGTGCAGGCTCTTCTGCTTGaatacataaaaagaaacaaactccGTGATCCTCATCGCAAAAGTCAAATAATATGTGATTCTAGGCTTGAGAATTTGTTTGGGAAACCACGTGTGGGGCATTTTGAAATGTTAAAGCTTCTTGAATCTcattatcttttgaaagatgattCGCAGGCAGATGATCTTCAAGGGAGTGTTGTTGATACTGAAGCTAATCAGTTGGAAGCTGATGGGAACTCTGATGCTCTTATGAAGGCAAGTAAGGATAAGCGACGAAGATCACGTAAAAAGGGTGAGGGGAGAGGACTGCAATCTAATATTGATGACTACGCAGCCATCGATATgcacaatattaatttaatttacttgCGACGTAGTTTGCTTGAAGATCTAATTGAAGATACTGAAGCATTTTATAATAAAGTTGTTGGATCTTTTGTGAGAATAAGAATATCTGGTAGTGCTCAAAAGCAAGATTTATATCGGCTGGTCCAAATTATAG GTACAAGCAAAGCTGCTGAGCCTTATAGAGTAGGCAAAAAGATGACTAACTTTATGCtggaaatattaaatttaaacaagaCAGAGCTTGTATCGATCGATATAATCTCAAATCAAGAATTCACAGAG gatGAGTGCAAGCGTCTGCGTCAGAGCATAAAATGTGGACTTATCCATCGGTTGACTGTT GGTGACATTCAGGAAAAGGCCATGGCAATCCAGGCGGTCAGAGTTCATGAT TTGTTGGAAGCAGAGATAACACGTTTCAGTCATCTCTGTGATCGAGCTAGTGATATGGGACACAGAAAGGA GCTTAGAGAATGTGTAGAGAAGTTGCAGCTTCTAAAGACACCCGAGGAGCGCCAGCGTAGATTGGAAGAAATTCCAGAAATACATGCTGACCCAAATATGGATCCAAGTCACGAGTCTGATGAAGATGAAAGTGAAACAGAAGATAAGAGACAAG AAAACTCTCTCAGACGTAGAGGTAGTGGCTTTAGCAGGAGAGGGAGGGAGCAAATTTCCCCTCGAAAAGGAGGTTTTGCTTCAAATGATACCTGGGGTGGATCAAGGAGTTACTCAAGCATGAATCGGGAGCCAAGCAGAAACATGACTGATAAAGGTTTCTCAAACGAAGGGGATGATTTTGGAGCTGGTGAGGCTGCGAATGAAAATTTGTGGGGTCAAGGAAGAGAAAAACCAACACAGCAGTCCCAGAGTTGGGAAATGCCAAAAACTGCTTCAAATGCATCCCAGGCTAGGAATTCTACGGTAATATCAGAATCTGTTCCTAGGGTTGCACCAGAAATTTCACCTGCAACTCCCTCTACAGTTGTCGCACAATCTACTGCTGCTAAAGTGAATGAAGCGGAAAAAATATGGCACTATAAAGATCCATCTGGAAAAAATCAAGGGCCATTTTCCATGGTGCAGCTGCGGAAATGGAGTAATACTGGATATTTCCCTGCTGATTTGAGGATATGGAGAAATACTGAGACAAAAGATGACTCCATACTTTTGACTGATGCACTGTCTGGAAATTTCCAGAGTGACCCTCCAGCAGTGGACAATAGTTTCCCGAAGACTCAATTGGTTCAGAGTCCACATCTACCATCCTCATATACTGGGAATATTGCTCAAGCTGCACCAGTTCCAGTTGAGGTCCCCAAGTACTCTACGGATAGGTGGGGTTCTGGGACAAACCTCCCTTCTCCTACACCAGGACAAACTGCCACAAGTTTGATGAAGGGGCAAGTGTTTGAAAGTCAAGTGACTCCAACTCAATCTCAACCTGTGGGTTCTGTCCTAGGAGCCAACCAATCCTCAGGAGACAATGTAGAACAGCAACATGCTACTGTTATCTCTGGGACTCCAAAAGTGTCTCATGGAGTGAGCCCAGTGCCTAAGCTAGAAACAGGCATGCTTCCAAGCTCTTCAAATGCTCCTCAAATGCATTCTCAATCAATGTTGACAGGTGAATCACCCAAGGTACTGGTTAATTCCCATCTGCATTCAGCACTTGATACCACTGGAGCTTCTGTTAATGCAGCTGTTGATATAAGAAGTCTCCAAAACCTGGTTCTGCCGGTGACTAGTGGTAACTCTCATGTTGGCACACATGGATGGGCTGGTTCAATTTCAAGGCCAGAAATGAATGCCTCGCATGCTGCAGTAACTGGGACTGGATCTCAAGCATGGGGAAGTACCCAATCCCACAAGGCAGAGGCAAATAATCTGGTTTCTATGCCTTCACAGCCCAGTACCTATGGTAACTGGAGCAATGCACCAACCTCTGTCCAGAACCCCACTTCATCCTTGACTACAGGAAATCCAAGTGGGTTTTCCCCTGTGACAGGCACTGGCACCAATCCTTGGAGAGCTCCTGTTCCAGGACCATCAAACATTCAACCTTCTGCTCCATCCAGCAGACCATGGGGAATGGGTATTACAGAGAATCAAAGCACTACTCCAAGGCAAGGTTCAGAAAACCAAAATACTGGTTGGGGGGCAATTCCGGGAAATCAAAACATGGGCTGGGGAGTATCCTTACCTGCAAATTCAAATCAGTGTTGGGTTGCTCCTGGTCAGGTCCCAGCAACTGGAAATGTGAAGCCTGTTTGGGTTGCTCCTGTCCAGGGACAAGCACCCGGAAATGCAAATCCTGGTTGGGGTGCTCCTGTTCAGGGACAAGCACCTGGAAATGCATTTTCAGGTTGGGGACCATCTGGTCAAGGGTCTGTACCAACAAGTGCAAACACCGCTTGGGTTCCACTCAGTCAAGGACCACCACCTCCTGGGAATGCAAATACAAATTGGGCTGTGCCTACCGGGAATGCAGGCACATGGGGAAGTGACATGAATCAAATTGGAGATAgattttcaagcccaaaggaaAGAGGTTCTCACGGTGGAGATTCTGGTCATGGTGGAGGCAAACCATGGAATAGGCAGTCATCATTTGGCAGAAGTGGAGACTCTCCCAGACCTTCATTTAAAGGGCAGAGAGTGTGCAAATACCATGAACATGGGCATTGCAAAAAAGGATCTTCATGTGATTATTTGCATACTTGA